The genomic segment acatgaaatatctGAGTATGATCTGtaaattctggtaatgctccTAAACTCTGTTTTgacaacggatacaggttagggttaTTGCACTTGTTCTGCACTTGATGAGGTAGTTCATTGTCTCAATCAACACTTCTTAAAAGATTTGGGGGAGCTTGGTTACTTTCTGGGTTTAGAATCACATGCAATGGAGATTCTATTCATGTTTCTCAACGAAAGCATGTTCGAGATCTATTAGAATGTGCTAATATAGCGGATGCAAAACCTGCCAATACGCCAATGGTTAGTTCACCCACACTTACTTCTCTGGTTAGTGTACCACTTGATAATGGCACCAAGTATAGACAGGTGGTTGGTGGTCTTCAATACTTGTTTTAACTAGGCTCGATATCGCTTTTGCAGTCAATAAAGTAATCCAGTATATGCATAAGCTGCATGATGTTCACTAGATTGCTGTGAAGCAAATTTTGCGGTATATTCGCGGTACGATTGATCATGGGTTGGTTTTTCAGCCTTATCAAATTACTCTAACAAGGCTTTCTGATGCTGATTGGGCTAGCTCTTTAAAAGATCGAAAGTATACTTCAAGGTTTTGTGTTTATCTCGGCAACAATCTTGTTGGTTGGTCTTCTAAAAAGTAGACTGTGGTCTCTCGCTCTACCTCAAAGGCAGAATATCGAAGCTTAGCAAATGCAACTTCTGAACTTACATGGTTTTGATCTTTACTAGATGAGATATGAGTGTCTCTTCATGGTATTCCGGAGTTTTGGCGTGATAATACCAGTTTTGTGTCTTTAGCCGCGAACCCCATGCTTCATGCTCGTGTCAAGCATGTGGATTTGGACCTTTATTTTGTTCGTGACAAGGTTCTTGGTGGTCAGTTGCAGGTGAATTATGTCCATGCTCAGGATCAAGTTGCAAATGTTCTTACTAAACCATTGTCTGAGAGATCCTTCTCGCGATGTCGTGACAAGTTGAATATTGCTGCACTAAGCATTTTGCAACAGGAATCTGTAGAAGGAATATCAGGAGAAGCAACTAAAAACAGTTAGAATACAACTGATTTCATTATCAGTTACCAAATCTGTTAGAGTATCTGTTAAATATGCATGAGTATTTAAATACATGTAGCTTGTATATTAGTGGaatacatgaaatatatcttgAAATGTTCTTATGATTAATTAGAATTCTAGCAACTATTAAGATGTTTTTTTCACAGATTATggttaagtttaaattttataaaattagaaatatatatttatgtgattTTTTTGTGGAAATATATTTATGTGATTtgaattatgaaaagatataatttcttgattttttttaatatgaaccGGTCATGCTATTATTGAAATGACTTGGAAACAAGCAAACAAATGTAGTGTCTTCTGCCATTAAATGTGGGTGCACATCACACAAAGCGAAACAACCCAATAGAAGAAAAAGAATTAAACAAAAGCAGAAAACAAGCAGTTGAAACCCTACAACAACCATAATTGCGAACGCATGTTCGGTAAGGCCAAACCACCGCCAGAAATAGTTCACAATACACGTCCCACGGTAAAGCTAGAACAAAGCCCACCAGTAAAATAACAGATTTGGCCAAAACACAACTTGAAGAATGCCCATAAATAATACCAGACACCTCCCCGATGATCTCTTTCCACCCACCCTAGCACAAACTTCGGCCCATCCTCCATCCAAATAACATCTTGTTGGCGAAGGAAGCCCTCATGGGCCAGCAGATGGGAAACCATATTCCCTTCTCGTTTTATGTGTTGGAACTTGAAACGTTCGAAGCCCAAAACTAGTCTCTTCGCATCCCAAACATAAGCTCCCACCGTTGACCAATCAGTGGTCACACTCTGAAGCCTAGATATAAGCACCGTTGGATCTCTCTCAATCAATCTCAACCCAACAAAAGCTAAGATCTCGGGAAAAATGAATGGCCCACACACACACGAGAGCTGTTGTTGATAAAGGACACGGTATGTGTTCGACCTAGAAACAAGCCGAGCCTAGTAACAACCTTTCAGAATTTCTAACTATCCATGTGCTGGCAACCTGTAGATCAGCTAAAAATCCTACTTAAAAGTTCACACAAACCCATGGCTCTACAGGGGACATCCAGAGCAATGAGTTAGCAGTCATAGCATTCCCACGAGGAAGTGAGAGGGATTCTAACTCCCACAAAAAACCCAGAACAGGGATAAGTATCGATCAAGTAGGTTGATAAATCCCCTCATGAATTAGTCTGTTTCTAGAAGTCCAGACAGTCCAAATAGTGATAATAGAGAGTTGTATATGTCTCGCAGAAGTAGCAAATAATTAACTAACCCATTGAATGGTTGTGTCATCTCCAGAACTGTGTGCCAAGAGCAACCCAAGCCGTGCCAAACTTTCCTAACCATAGAACAGTCCGGACAGACGTGCAAAATAGACTCTAGCGCACTACCATAGCGTGGGCACAAGCGGTCAGCCCTGATTCTCCGACGAAACAATTTATCTTTTGTAGGGAGAAAATTATTTATGTATCTCCAACATGTAACTTTCAATTTCAGGCACTTGAGCCCCCCAAAGTTGTTTGAAAAGATTTGTTGTATGCTGTGAAACTCCACTGTAATGATCATCTACCCCCGAGAAAAGTACGTAATAACAATCTATATCCACTACGGATAGAATATACGTATATGCTATCTAGGAACCATCGCCAACGATTCGACCAATCATAATAAGCTAACGAGATATGTCGAATAAGATTAACAATCGGGTCATGAAAAATAGTCCGTAAAAGCTCTACATTTCATTTGCCTCTACCAATGTTAATCAAATCTGTACGCTGTCAATCCTACTAACTCAATCCATCTGTATTTTGCAGGGCTGGTCACTAGGGAGCCAAGTATCATCCCATATCGAAATTGAATGTCCATAACCAACCTGCCAACCACAACAAAGGAAAGTTGATTCCTTAACCCAACCTCCATAAAAATGTTATTCAAAAAATACTTTGAGTACTCTGGCCATTAAAGAATTTAGATTAGTCAATAAACGCCAACCTTGTTTGGAAAGTAAAACAATATTCACCTTTGACAAGTTACGAAATCCCAACCCACCAGTTTCCTTCAAATTACATAAACCCTCTCAGGAGCACTAATGGATCCCTCTCATCGTGGCTAACTTACCCCACTGGAATCGACACATCAAAGCctctaactttttaaaaaaagaactaaggaataaaaaataAGACATCGAATATAACAAGATAGCCTGCAAAATCAACTTGATAAAAACAACCTAGCTACTCTACGATAGACACCTAGTAGACCACTGCCTTATGCTCCAAGAAACCGATCTTTGATAGCCCTAAAAGCCCTTTATTTTTTACTACCTACCACAATAGATAGCCCCAAATAATTCCCAGGGTTATCAGTGCTCCGGACATTCAGAACATTCTTGAGAGCAATACGAGTCCTCAACTCGATATTAgggttaaagaaaataaaagactTGTCAAAGTTAATTTGTTGTCCAAAACATTGCACATAGTCATGCAGGACCAGCAGAACATTATTAGCTTTGTCAATCATAGCCTCACCAAAGATCAAGCTGCTATCGACAAAGAATAAATGGGATATTTGAAGCCCCACACAGCTCGTTTTAGCCCATTTAAGAGGCCCCCATGCATGCCAAATTCATAAAGAACTAAACCCCTCATTGCAAAACATAAATAATAGAGGGCTTAAATGATCCCTTTGAAGTAAACCATGAGATGGTATAATACTGCCCGAGCTTCTCCATTCACGACCATTGAGTAACAAACTGAGCAAAAACATCGCATAATCAAATCAATCCAATTCATAGAAATCTCCATTTTAGGCATGATCGTCTGTACCAGATGTCACTCAACTCAATCATATGCCTTGCTTATATctaacttaaaagaaaaatatcCCCTACTACCCCATCTCTTCCTCTTAAAAGAGTGCAATAATTCAAAAGCAACAATGGCGTTGTCAATGATTAATTTGCCCGAAACGAAGGCACTCTACCCCTCATCAATACAATGAGGCATAATCGTCTGTAGCCTATTCACAAGGACTTTAGAAATAATGTTAAAAAGCACATTGCATAAGCACAATGTTAGTATCATTAATGGCAGGAAGCGAGCCACCATTATTCAGAATGTGTAAGCAAAAATAACTAACATTCCCTCCCACTATATGCCAAAATTTCTGATAAAACAGAATGAGCATACCATCGTTACCAGTAGCCTTAGTGGCTGCCATGCCTTGAACCGCTAATCGAACTTCTTCTTCAGTAAAGTTGGAGCACAAGGAAATGTTCTTGCCTTCAGTGATAGAAGCCAAAATACTCGATAACAACCTGCGGATGCCCTTTAGACCTTGAGTCACAAATAGATTAGAGAAGTACTGACAAGCCACTCTTTCAATCTCCCCATCCCCCTCAACTCAGACTCTATTGGTGTTTACAATACTATCAACAGTATTCACATGATAACGGTGTATTTCCAGCTTGTGGAAGAACAATGTGTTACGATTTTCATGCCGTAGCCAGCTAGCTCGAGATTGTTGTTCCCCAAAACTGTACAATCTTATTGATTTCAAGATTAAGATGCATTTTAGCCAGAACCATTTCTTCAAGAGATTCATCTGCTGGGTCCTTAGTCATCAGAAAACCAAGTCGCTCCTGAAGTCAACGAACACCCGGCTAAATTAAACTCCGGATCTACTTAGTGCAAACCATCAAGCCCTCTCCCACCACCCGAATGCAATCTGGAACCAAACCCAACGATGATTCCCAAAGACGTTGTACCTCCGCCTCATAAGAGTTTTTCAACAACCATGACGCCTCAAATCGAAAGCTTCGTAGTCTTCCCTGATCCCAAGATGAGACATTATTCTCAAGTAGTAGTGGACAATGATCAGAAATAGAATGGAGACAACGATTTATTCTATAATTTGGAAATAAATCCCTCTACGCCATTTGATCCACCCCCTGTTGAGTCTCTCGCGAATAATAGTGTGGGGGAGCTTTCTGTGTTCCCAAGTAAAATAATGGCCAACATATTTTAAATCATAAAGCTTAATATCTTCAAGCACAGTTTGAAAGTCATCTGTAAGTCGTTCATCCCGAAGCCATCCCCACTATTTCTCATTGTAGAACAAAATTTTGTTAAAGTCTCCCATCACTACCCAAGGATAATCTATATTAGTGTAAGCAGTCACAAGAGATCCCATGATTGAGAGAGTCTACATTCGATCAGTGACCCGTAAAACCCCTTAAAGCACCAATTATTGCCTTCAAAATCATCCTCCACTATGACATCAATATAACTTGATAAAAAACTGCATAATCTAATATGAAAGTCTCCTTCCAACACAAGGCTAATCCTCCCCTCGAACCAATTCTGCTAACCTCAGTACCATAGAAAAGGCCTAGACTTCTACAAATCCTCTTCATCCTACTATTCTACAACTTCGTTTCCAGGAAAAAAACCACACATGGGTTCAACTTCTTCAACAAATGTCGAAGGTGCGATACAGCCCAACGGTTCCCCGACCACCAGATATTCTAACTTAGAAGTTTCATGGTTTCCGGCTACTCTATCTCGCAAAGCTAGCCGAtattcaaaaattctaaaaaataacatGATCCGCAGTAGTTCCCTTAGAATCTATTCTCACAGAAACCGAAGAAAACCTAGTGTGGTGAGATCGTTTCTTCCCTTCCTTGACCTCCATCAATGATTCTTCTGCACTCGAGAATATATTCAGATTAACATTCTCTCTACTCAATGAACCCCAACTTGTCGCCCTACCAAATTCAGTCCTAAAGTAACATCATTATGATCAAATAGAGTATTGTATCGATAAAAACCTTAAATGTCCTCCTCGCTAACCTGTGGTCCATTGCAAAAAGAACGGTGGATATCATCCAACTTGGAAATTGCGCCTTCCTCCTTAAACCAACAACTTGTACCCACCATAGCCTGTTTAGGAGTAGCCCGAAGTGTCAGATCCCACTCAAGAGGCATTTCTTTCTTCCTATAAATTATCCAAATTGgacaaaatatttttgaattcccCAATCGGCCACAAAAGAAGCAGAACACAGGTAGTCGCTCATATTGGAATCGTGCATAGATAATGCGATCAGTCGCCAAAATTatcttcttccttcaattcaaaGGACCTTTAACATCAAGTCAAACTCGAATCCTCATAAAGACTCTATAACCACTCCCAATCACTTTCAGATCAAAATCCAGAAATGTACCAAGAAAGTTTCCGAACTGTTGGGCCATATCTTCTAAAATTAAACTAGAGGGTAAGTCTTGGATCTGCACCCAAAATTCTACCGAAACTAACGACACCCCCAACAGGTCCTCCCCCCTATTGTAACCTGTGAAAGACCAGTAAATGAAAATTATAGTCCAAAGACTGCCCTTCAAGAATCTATCTAAATCAATCTCGTAATAGAATCGAAATAAAAGTGTTTGACTCCCAAGTCAGAAATAGGAACACCCTATGAACATGCCATAGATTGGCAAGAGTTGTCTTCATAGCCTCGAACTTGATCACACTCGCTGTTAAAAAACTACCCACCGCACACAAGCCATCATTCACGACCCCACCTGACCTAGCCATATCAATCTACTAGCCATCCTCTTCCTCTCCGTCCAGCGAGAGGTCTGCCATAACCCTTTTCATCACTAGGCTGTCACTACCACTGCCCATCCAACAGCAATCACGACAAGAAAGACCTTGAAGTAAAACCTAGAAATGACAAAGAACCAAGCGAAAAACCCACTTAACTGTGCCAAGAAGCAAACGTAAAACCCGTGCCAAAAAGCAAACTAtgtcaaatttaacccttaatgtttacatcttttgttaatttgatccttattcttttttaactaattttgaatcaacttttttcttaaaaaaagataaaaaagataatttttttatttaaaaaaataaagatttcgTAATATGATGTAAAATGTTTTAATAATATGGCCAACATTGTCCTAAATTTAATGGAAATAAAATCTATAGGTTAATCAATATGAAAAGCAACATTTAAGGTTGTCGGATTTTAAAtaggtaaaatttgaaaaatgctACACTCCAAACAAAACTccttatctttatttaaaaaaatttcctcatattttaaaattccaaaaaaattaccttttcctATAAAGTCACTTTTCAATGTTGCAAGATTAATTtaagcaaaattttaatttttaattgctaaaaattttataatagaaAAGTTCGCAAACAATATTTCTTATGGGAGCTTTCACCAttagtactgtaacaccccaaacccggcctagacgttatgaccaatTCTGGAGAGCTACATTAATCCATTTCTGAAAAATCCCACTTTTAATAATAAAGTTCTAATGATTCAAAGTCATATAAAAGATGATAAACAACCATAAAATCCAGTTATTAATAACAACAATCTTAAAAAGAAATAACGACAAAAATACTGATAACATAATAAGATAATTAAGCAAAATAACCAAGCTCTCAATACGTCGATTCGATCAAGTCTATGGGTTACCTAAAATTCAAACATACAGACCaaatgagtttataactcagtatgTGTAACCTATGTACACAACCAATCAGATTTATATATAATAGAAATGTTTTCGATTGCTCTTTAAACATATAGTTTTCAAAATTGAATAGAGAGTCGGAAACATAAGATATTAGATACAGTTGTAGAACATGTCATATACAAATGCAGAACAAATCAGATACAGATGCAGATTCTTACCCCTATTCATTACACACCATCTACGTCCATCCCTACATACCATATAGGGTATCAAGTACCCATTCATCCCTACACACCGCATAGTGGCTATATGTCATGTTTCAAAATAACTGCAGCCTAGCTGGCAGATCAGAATGCAATAAATCACCAGAATCATATATATGCTTATGGCTTAGCTACCAAATCGACATATTATTAAACTGCCCACACTTCCTTCTATACACAATCCCAACCCATTACAAATGCAGATTTAACAGATATCTGATATGCGTATACAGTGATACAAATTCAAGTCATACTCATGTAATACTATTGCACTTACTTATCAAATTTCATCTCAAATATATATGCGTAAATAATAGATTATTCAGAAATAGATCATCATATAACGAATTTCATTGCCTAATTCAGATCATACGGACCCTATGGTAGGCCTACGTTCGATTCGAACAACGCTTACGACCctagtaaaaattttggtttttggcccacacgcccgtgtggattcaCACAACTTGAATGACTGACCCTTGTGGTccacatagcctggcacacgtccgtgtgactcATTATAGTGCCTCACACTgcctgtcacacgaccgtgttacccaagtcagagagttacacacggcctgacacacacccgtgtgacccaagtcagagagttacactgtctagacacatgctcgtgttaTTCGCCCATGTGACTTACCACCAAAATAGTCCCTTacacggcttgggcacacgcccgtgtcgaaTACTCGTGTGGcgtaagtcaaagagttacatggcctaccacacgacctgtcacatggccgtgtgacatcgACAACCATGAATTTTGGCTTTCGCCATTCGaagaaaaatcaatttttttacacACCTAATGCAAAATCTTTGTAGAAGCAACAAAAGTGACTTCGGAACCTAAAAACGAGATACCAAAGACTAATCAGAAAAACATTCCCCCAATGAAATGCTTAAAATATCACCCAAAACCGAGTGATGTCGAAAAGTTTCGACACAAAACCCCAACTTGAATTCAGACACTCACCTTGCATGTAACAGCGATATACGAGACTAGCACATTAGAGGAATGTTACCCTCAAGATCTTCGCCTAAAAGGGAAATTCAATTGCACATTTAAACAGAGAAATTGAGCAAAACAAGCAGAAAACTGATTTTTGGCAAAAACGAACAAGAGAAAAAATTAACGAAAATTCAACATCCCAAACTTACGAGATTAACCTTTTTCAAAAAGCAGCTTGAACCCTTGATCTCTAGCACACAAACaatacacttaaccactaaaacaactACTTAATCATTGTCATAAATTAACAAAAAGATAGTCAAATTTTTGGGGAGTTACAAGTATCCTATGCTAAGATCATTTACAAGCAAATGATGTGGAAAAATTCGACAAAGACATGGCTAATTTTGTATAGTTTAGAGCATTTTAAAAAGTTAGATTATGAAATTAGCCAATGTACTATGTGTAAGTAGTGAATTTAGTTTGTGCACTTTAATTTGGTgtttttaactttatattttatgaattttaaattttcaatcatGACCATACAATAACTATCATTTTTAAAGGAATAGTagctgccatttatgaacttatACCACATCAGTGATGTTGACAGTGAAATCAGCCAACTGATTGTTTTTTTGTCATTAAATATTCAATAAAGTGAAGTTGTTTTTGTTGAGACATAATTGGAATGCTAGTTTAATTGTGCAGGGGTGAAGTCAGAAAACTTTTTTAAgggggccaaaattaaattgtaatttttaatagcctatatctttataatttttaaaggattaaatcaaatttttatcctttttaaggcggcaaaatgcaattttacctttgctaatttaaaagtttaaaatttctaaatgacCTAAATGGACAATTTTTCGTTTTGGGGGCGGGGTGGGGGCCCTGCCAGCCCCCCTAGATACGCCATTGCTCATGTGTATCGTGAATGCAATAGGTTGGCTGATTGTTTAGCAAAGGTTGCAGAATAAATGAACATTGGTTTTCACCTTTGGTCTCAACCCCCtggttttgttttaaatgttttgcaTGAAGACCTTATCGGCTTATCTGTTCCTAGATTAATTATTATGTAATAATCtgctattttttttagaaaaaaaagaagtgatttttttatcaaagacttaattatttttatttttttactaaacgcttttttcttttaagaaaaaaaatcaagatctATAAAACAATTAAGAGAAATGTTAATAATAAAGACTAAAccaataaacaaaaataaagataCATATAAATGTATTGAGTATAATATTCCTCTTTCAATTAGATATCAACTAGAATTAATAGGGGTTGAAAATGGATTTGTTTCCCTAATCTAAATTAAATCTCAACCATTTACATGAATAATTACTAGATTTCTTAATAATAAGTTAAAACTCTAATTGTACTTGGATATATCTTACaataaactaaattttttaacttttgaaaacGAGATATATTGTTAAGGGCATATAGGGTGTTTGAATAGTTAATCGAATTGAATTAgtattaatcgaattaatcgaaCTCTATAATCTTTTAACTGTTAATggaacataaattttaaaaaaaattaaccgaaccgaaatttatatgcttttatttttttgattaaaacaagtataaaatatataaaaaagatcCATTGATAATGTTCATTTGTCTTGAAAGTTAACGAAATTTTAAGTCTtgaaacactaaaaaattaagtttggttaattcggttaattacctgatttcgaaccgaattaaccgataaCCGAactttcaaaaaatcattaaccgGCATCCGACCGAATTAGaatggttaaccgaccgattaactgAATTAGATCGATTCGGtcggttaatttaattttaactaaaatttaaacacCCCTAAGGGTAGATAAAGGGgtagattgaaaaattacaattttagcatctctataaataattaaattataaatcaagaaattataaattaatattttaattagatatttaaaattttgttttattttttaatatttatattttaaaaaagttaaatattttttattttaatcaacttGAAAAGTGGGAaggtttagacaaaaatataaaCCTAATAAATGAGcttggaaaaaaaataaggcccagGCCTTGGGTAAGTTTTTGGCCTGGGCCCAACTTACCCaaatttgcaaaaagaaaaaaaaatgttattttgctgctgtttttccattattttgctgtcatttttattattatgttactactattttattattattattattattattccattattttgctatcattttcactattatgttgctactattttattgttattatttggatattgtataactcttattttattattatttttgctactattttagaaacatttacttgttaagttgcacctataTTAGTGGtgtttaagtataaagatttttttatcaatttgttgggaaacatttattttaatgtttttagtgtttttgatgtattatatatttaaattttttatataaaaataatataaaaatttaatacggtTAGGTCGAGCCCGAATTTTAGCATTTGTATCCGGGTTGGGTTTAGGCAAAATTTAGACATATTTTTGGGTCAAGCCTGGACCTATCAAACGGACCTAAAATTTTATCATAGATGTCGACTCGACCCAATCCAACCATGAACACCTCTATAGCATATATAGCCTATGTagatttttgtattatatatgtatatgatatgaTGTTGTtatcaataataattatatttttgagcaaatgatttcattttttcctttatttttattttatacttaatcaatttctttttcataaaaaaattcaaaataacaaTAACTAAtccattttacaaaaaataatttaataaaattgtctTAAGGTTAATATGTAActaattcaaatataaatttttatcaagttaaatatatttgattttatattacTTCAATATGTAATTAAAACGCGGAagtcaataaaataaataagtaataatgAGGGTataattaactttttattttaattttgcttatgaggattttttcaaatataataggGTAAGTGACATTCTTCAAACTATAAGAGAATAGGTGTATTTTAAAGGATAAATATCTTTCTAATTCTTGTGACTACtgaaaatttaaagatttaaatcttatttttcttttaatgtcTCCACTATTTATAGGTACCATAATAAAAGATTTGTTTGTACTCCAGGAAATTTTTACCATTTATAACAATAACATTTTaggaatattttcaattaaaatcctTTTCAAATGCTTTCCTGAACAAATAAAATGAGTATTATTTACTTTACATATGCATATAGTATTATCTTTGCTAGTTTTGGCATGTGAGAATAAAAAAAGGTAAAGAAATATAACCTACTTCATATGGAATGTCACATTAATGTTCATACCATAAACGTGAAAAGTTgctttatctaaaaaaaattgaaatacatCAACAATAACTCAAACTTTAAACCTAGTAGATGTCATTTTAAAATATAAGATACAAAATCATACTATAAAAACCAACCCCCTCATTGTCAAGCTATCACACCATGGTTGACCTAAAACAATTTGCTTTCCCAATGTTGGCATTTTTTGTTATGTGCCCATTGGCAATTGCGGTGAGTGAAGATTTGCTGTTTATCAATTACCATATCCACGTAACCAACGATTTGCCTTCGGATTTGCCACCCGGTGTTCCTTCATTGCATCTTCATTGCAAGTCTAAGGATGAGGATCTTGGTGAGAAGGTCATGTTTAAGCATGAGGATTACACATGGGATGCAAAAATAAACCTTTTCAGGACAACCCTTTTCTTTTGTTATGCATGGTGGGAAGGGAAGCAACAATATTTCGAGGCTTTCAAGGCCACCAGAGATGAACATAGGTGTAGAATTTATCATAACTCTTGCCTGTGGTCAGTGAGGGAGGA from the Gossypium hirsutum isolate 1008001.06 chromosome D09, Gossypium_hirsutum_v2.1, whole genome shotgun sequence genome contains:
- the LOC107942555 gene encoding S-protein homolog 18, whose amino-acid sequence is MVDLKQFAFPMLAFFVMCPLAIAVSEDLLFINYHIHVTNDLPSDLPPGVPSLHLHCKSKDEDLGEKVMFKHEDYTWDAKINLFRTTLFFCYAWWEGKQQYFEAFKATRDEHRCRIYHNSCLWSVREDGIYFSKDSLTWYNEYPW